The Aspergillus flavus chromosome 2, complete sequence region CCCACTCAGTGCATCCAGGGGCTTTGTGAGTATAAACTCCTCATATCTTTTGTGTGGCATTGGCTCCACCCTTCTCTCTGAGTACAACTGACAAAGATTTGTAATTAGTTCACCAATGGACATTTTAAAAAATGTAACGagtggctggctgaacgTTACGGTCCAGATGAGGCCATTGATTGGAGCCTGACTTCGAAAACAAAGACTACCACCCCTCTCGCTACTATTCAAAGCCCCTCCGCCTCCGTTGACAAACTAGCAGACTCTGTTGCAAAGCGATCTGAATCTCGAGCCCCAGAGTTGGCTGACATGATCACGCAGCCCTTGGAGCTCCAAAATACAGATgagtttgatgatgataccGATGCCCTCGAAGCTCTAGCAGCCGCAGAGACAGCGAGCTAAACGTGTGGAGTTAACTCAAACGATGCCAGCTTTGGTGCTTTTGTTCTACCTATTGGGAGCAGGATACAAATTATGTGAGGTCATGATCAACGTTCCTCGGCGTCGCTTGGAGTTCTTGTGCATACATGTTCGGTTTCGACATGTACTAGAATTGTAATCTACACCTTTAAAGCTTTTAAcatttttccccctttggCGTGCTATATAGTAGATCGTAGGCCTTGCATTATACACTTCAATCGCGAGGCAATCTTGCTACCTCCCCCTAAACATTTCTGAATGTCGTTCTCTGAGGCAGCCCTCGATATCTAGAGAGATTACACAGGGAATCTCTTGATGCCAATAACTAATATGCATAGGGGTGAGCTTTGAGCCCTTCCCAATGCTCACCGGTGTTATGGAGAGTACGGGACAGCTGGCTTGGCCATTAAGAACCGGCATGCAAGATAGGAACAGTGGAACACAGCTCAGCGGTGCCAGAACTTCAGTAGACGGTGATAACTAGTAACCTATCGAGTATAGCATGAGGAGTTACTATACTCAACTAGAGTGTATCGGACCCATTACGGTGATTTACAGTCTTTAAAGGTAACTTTAAAGTCATGCGTTAGGGTACACAACTGACAAGTTGTTTCCCCAGCTTTTCCAAAGTATAAGAGGGGGGTTTAAAAATCTACCCAAAAATTGAGCCAAGAAGGTTCAGGTTTAGTACGGCTGAGCTGCGAGCGCGCGAGAAGCTTGCGCGTAGGATAGAACAACAGTTTCCTAAGCCGGAAGTAGCTGCGATTGCTCAAACTGCTGGTAGAATACAAGAATTCACATAAATATGGATCAAACTATCAGGCCAAATGAAATTTACAATTCATCATGCTCAGACTTGTCATCGCTAGTAGCAGCAGGAGTTTCGGTCTCGTCAGAAGCGGCCCGAGTCTCGGTGGCATCGCCACTCTCCTGTTCTTTCTTCGGATCAACTTCAAGAGCATCGACCTTGTGCTTGCCATTCTCCTTGACAAAGTTGGCGAGATCCTCCACCGTGCGAGAGCCTTCATATTCAACTGGGGAGTCCTTGGCGCCGGCAGCGAAGAGCTTAATAGTAGGAAATCCTGTAATGGAGTCGGGGACATCGTTGGCCGTTGCGTCAATTTTGGCGATGGTAACTTCAGGAATATCCTTGTAAAGGCTTGCAAGTTCCTCGTACTTCGGGGCAAGGCTATTCAAGGTTTAATTGGGTATTCGCAAGCGAGAGTGGATATAATTCGTTGTagagaaagagggggaaaacTTACGCCTTGCAGTGTCCGCACCATGGCGCATAAAATTCGAGAAGGACGTCCTTCTCGTTGTCAAGGACGAGATCCTTATAGGAATGCGCGACAACAACAGTAACCGGACCTTCCTGAGTCTCAGGAATAGCCTCAGACTTAATGCTTGGCTCTACTTTATCATCAAGAACGTCTTGGATGAATTTACCGAtatccttggccttgactTCCTTCGACTGGTCATAAGGATACTTGGCGTTCTTTTCAGGGTCTTGAATAGCGAATGCAGGGAACTTGGAGGGGTCAAGGTTGAGATTGCCTGCATGAGCGCCGTACAACTTGGCGTCAATGGTGACAATATTGATGGAACCCTTGTGTTTCTCGGCGATGGACTTGAACTCCTCGGTGAACTGCTCACGCTCTTCTTTGGTTTCGGCGAAAATGTACGCCAGTGGAATGCCAGCCTTAACCAAACCCATGTCAGAAACTCATGATTATTTACTAAACGTTGTGAAGCGATATTGAGATTGTGTCTTGTGACATACCGTTATATATCCGGAGTAAGTCTCTGGGCCCAGCTCGCCCACCAAGGGGGTACTGGCAGTCTTGACCCAACTGAGGAGGGCATCCTGTTCAATCTCTCCATCATAAGTAGCTTTCTTTTCATCGAAGTCTTTATAGAGAACAATCGAAGGTTGCTTAACACCTTCTGCCTTAGCGATCGATGCATCACTTGTGGCGGCGAAGAGGTAGTTGTCTCTCTGTGACTCGGCAAAAGTGGTGAATATATCATTGGCAGTCTGGTCGTCAGACGCGATATAACCAATAACGACAATCTTGTCCATAGTCTTGATCTCTTCGAGGTTTTCTGGGGTGACAGGGGACACAGCAGGTAGTGACTGCTTGACCATGTATGAAACAATCCTATGATACTAGCGTCAATATTATTTGAGCAAGGCTAACAAACAGGTGACACTTACGCCTCGGTCTGACGAGCTCCCTGATAAGGCTTAACAGCGTCAAGGCCACGGAAAATCTTCAGCGTGGGGTAACCTTCAACACCTTGGTCCCTACAAagagcctcttcctcggtgCAATCAACCTTGACCAGCGGaatgttcttttcctttaaCTCAGTGGCGGCCTGCTCGTATTTCGGAGCGAGAGCCTTGCAATGGCCACACCAGGGAGCAAAAAACTCGGCCAAAACTAGGTCATGCTCCTTGACGAAAGTTTCGAATGTGTCCCCGGTGAGCG contains the following coding sequences:
- a CDS encoding thioredoxin-like domain-containing protein is translated as MRTFAPWILSLLGASAVASAADATAEAPSDVVSLTGDTFETFVKEHDLVLAEFFAPWCGHCKALAPKYEQAATELKEKNIPLVKVDCTEEEALCRDQGVEGYPTLKIFRGLDAVKPYQGARQTEAIVSYMVKQSLPAVSPVTPENLEEIKTMDKIVVIGYIASDDQTANDIFTTFAESQRDNYLFAATSDASIAKAEGVKQPSIVLYKDFDEKKATYDGEIEQDALLSWVKTASTPLVGELGPETYSGYITAGIPLAYIFAETKEEREQFTEEFKSIAEKHKGSINIVTIDAKLYGAHAGNLNLDPSKFPAFAIQDPEKNAKYPYDQSKEVKAKDIGKFIQDVLDDKVEPSIKSEAIPETQEGPVTVVVAHSYKDLVLDNEKDVLLEFYAPWCGHCKALAPKYEELASLYKDIPEVTIAKIDATANDVPDSITGFPTIKLFAAGAKDSPVEYEGSRTVEDLANFVKENGKHKVDALEVDPKKEQESGDATETRAASDETETPAATSDDKSEHDEL